From Mya arenaria isolate MELC-2E11 chromosome 12, ASM2691426v1, the proteins below share one genomic window:
- the LOC128210875 gene encoding formin-2-like, which produces MGGLGQNLTVPIGGLGQNFTVPIGGLGQNLTVPIGGLGQNLTVPIGGLGQNLTVPIGGLGQNLTVPIGGLGQNLTVPIGGLGQNLTVPIGGLGQNLTVPIGGLGQNLTVPIGGLGQNLTVPIGRLGLYRTVPIGRLGRNLTVLIKSLGKGSKEKHSEWIE; this is translated from the coding sequence GAGGGCTTGGTCAAAACCTCACTGTGCCTATAGGAGGGCTTGGTCAAAACTTCACTGTGCCTATAGGAGGGCTTGGTCAAAACCTCACTGTGCCTATAGGAGGGCTTGGTCAAAACCTCACTGTGCCTATAGGAGGGCTTGGTCAAAACCTCACTGTGCCTATAGGAGGGCTTGGTCAAAACCTCACTGTGCCTATAGGAGGGCTTGGTCAAAACCTCACTGTGCCTATAGGAGGGCTTGGTCAAAACCTCACTGTGCCTATAGGAGGGCTTGGTCAAAACCTCACTGTGCCTATAGGAGGGCTTGGTCAAAACCTCACTGTGCCTATAGGAGGGCTTGGTCAAAACCTCACTGTGCCTATAGGAAGGCTCGGTCTTTATCGAACTGTACCTATAGGAAGGCTCGGTCGAAACCTCACTGTGCTTATAAAAAGTCTCGGAAAGGGGAGCAAAGAGAAGCATTCAGAATGGATTGAATGA